One genomic region from Phragmites australis chromosome 1, lpPhrAust1.1, whole genome shotgun sequence encodes:
- the LOC133904187 gene encoding eukaryotic translation initiation factor 3 subunit A-like: MATFAKPENALKRAEELIHVGQKQAALQALHDLITSKRYRSWQKPLERIMMKYVELCVDLRKGRFAKDGLIQYRIVCQQVNVSSLEDVIKHFMQLSNEKAEQARSQAQALEDALDVEDLEADKRPEDLMLSYVSGEKGKDRSDREFVTPWFKFLWETYRTVLEILRNNSKLEALYAMTAYKAFQFCKQYKRTTELRRLCEIIRNHLANLNKYRDQRDRPDLTAPESLQLYLDTRIEQLKIATDLSLWQEAFRSVEDIHGLMSMVKKMPKPSVLVVYYAKLTEIFWISDSHLYHAYAWLKLFNLQKSYNKNLSQKDLQLIASSVLLAALSVPPYDPKYGASHLETENEKERNLRMANLVNFSLDSKRENRELPSRAALLSELASKGVISCASQEVKDLYNLLEHEFLPLDLASKVQPLLLKISKIGGKISSASSVPEVKLSQYISALEKLTTLRVLQQASHIFQSIKIDMISRMIPFFDFAVVEKISVDAVKHNFVALKVNHLSGAVHFGTVDLESDGLSDHLSILADSLNKARNLIHPPVKKPSKLGENLISLAGVVENEHKRLLARKSIIEKRKEELERHILEKEKEEEMKRLSKQRKTADDERQRLINDQRQREKERIRKEIEEKEKKEAQKMLDEATKRTNRRRKPVIEGELTKQAILDLTLSEQLKERQEMEKKLQKLAKTMDYLERAKRQEETPLIEKAFQKRLEEEKILHEQEQLREIELSKQHHAGDLQEKNRLSRMLEHKNVFQDRIVQRREAEFSCLKKERDERFSQLISSRKRERETVRKLMYYLNLEEQRIEMLREEEEARKLEEEERRKREEAERKAKLDAIAAKQLQRERELEEKEKQRREALLRAEPTRAPDAPVAQPVREPVAAPVPAAAAPTPGKYVPKFKRGPDSGSAGGSQRSAAPPEHDRWGAREDRPRPALRQDAPPALRQDAYPPRQDGLPATDRWRGSKLPSNSSSSSSTWGRSRN, from the exons ATGGCGACCTTCGCAAAGCCCGAGAACGCGCTGAAGAGAGCTGAAG AATTGATTCATGTTGGGCAAAAGCAGGCGGCGTTGCAGGCTTTACATGATCTCATCACCTCAAAAAGGTATAGGTCATGGCAAAAGCCTCTTGAAAGGATTATGATGAAGTATGTGGAGCTTTGTGTTGACCTGAGGAAAGGAAGATTTGCGAAAGATGGCCTTATTCAGTACAGAATTGTCTGTCAGCAAGTAAATGTGTCATCCTTGGAGGATGTGATAAAACACTTCATGCAGCTTTCCAATGAGAAAGCTGAACAAGCTAGGAGCCAAGCTCAGGCCTTGGAAGATGCTCTGGATGTTGAAGATCTGGAAGCGGATAAGCGGCCGGAGGATTTGATGCTTAGTTATGTTAGTGGTGAGAAAGGAAAGGACCGATCAGACAGAGAGTTTGTCACTCCGTGGTTCAAGTTCCTCTGGGAGACATACAGGACGGTGCTTGAAATACTAAGGAATAATTCAAAGCTTGAAGCACTATATGCT ATGACTGCTTATAAGGCTTTTCAGTTTTGTAAGCAATATAAGAGAACAACTGAACTCCGTAGGTTGTGTGAGATTATCAGAAACCATCTTGCTAATTTGAACAAATATCGTGACCAACGAGATCGTCCTGATCTGACTGCCCCTGAAAGCTTACAATTGTATCTTGATACCCGGATTGAACAACTTAAAATTGCTACAGACCTATCCCTATGGCAG GAAGCCTTCCGATCGGTGGAGGATATCCATGGTTTGATGAGCATGGTGAAGAAAATGCCAAAACCATCTGTTCTGGTTGTATATTATGCGAAGTTAACTGAAATTTTCTGGATATCTGATAGCCACCTTTATCATGCGTATGCGTGGCTCAAGCTTTTCAATTTGCAAAAGAGCTACAATAAGAACTTGTCACAAAAGGATCTACAATTAATAGCATCTTCCGTCTTGCTTGCTGCACTTTCTGTGCCACCATATGACCCAAAATATGGTGCATCTCATCTTGAGacagaaaatgagaaagagcGTAACCTGCGGATGGCCAACCTTGTCAACTTTTCGCTCGACTCCAAGCGTGAAAATAGAGAATTG CCTTCAAGAGCAGCTCTCCTATCTGAGTTG GCATCCAAAGGGGTGATTTCCTGTGCTTCCCAAGAAGTGAAAGATTTGTACAACCTTTTGGAACATGAGTTCCTTCCTCTGGACCTTGCATCAAAAGTACAGCCCCTTCTTTTGAAGATTTCAAAGATTGGAGGGAAGATTTCATCGGCTTCTTCTGTTCCAGAAGTGAAGTTATCGCAGTACATTTCTGCTTTGGAAAAGCTGACAACACTGAGGGTGCTGCAACAG GCCTCTCATATTTTCCAGTCCATAAAAATCGATATGATCTCAAGAATGATCCCATTCTTTGACTTTGCTGTTGTGGAGAAGATTTCTGTTGATGCTGTGAAACACAATTTTGTTGCTTTGAAAGTTAACCATTTATCAGGTGCTGTTCATTTTGGTACTGTG GACCTAGAATCTGATGGGTTAAGTGATCACCTTAGCATTCTGGCTGATTCCTTAAATAAAGCGAGGAATCTTATTCATCCACCTGTGAAAAAGCCATCCAAACTTGGCGAAAATTTGATTAGTTTAGCTGGAGTAGTGGAGAATGAACATAAGAGGCTTCTTGCGAGAAAATCCATCATTGAAAAGCGCAAAGAAGAGCTTGAGCGCCACATATTAGAAAAG gaaaaagaagaggaaatgAAGAGATTGAGTAAGCAGAGGAAAACTGCAGACGACGAGAGGCAGAGGCTAATCAATGACCAAAGGCAGAGGGAGAAGGAAAGGATCCGTAAAGAAatagaggaaaaagaaaaaaaagaagcacaAAAGATGCTAGATGAAGCTACGAAGCGCACaaatagaaggagaaaacccgtCATTGAGGGG GAGCTTACTAAACAAGCCATCCTCGATTTGACATTGAGTGAACAGTTGAAGGAGCGCCAGGAGATGGAGAAAAAACTACAGAAGCTTGCAAAAACAATGGATTACTTGGAAAGGGCAAAAAGACAGGAAGAGACACCGCTGATTGAGAAAGCTTTCCAAAAACGTCTTGAGGAAGAGAAAATCCTTCATGAGCAAGAGCAGCTG AGAGAGATTGAGCTCAGCAAGCAACACCATGCGGGTGACTTGCAAGAGAAAAATAGACTTTCTCGAATGTTGGAACATAAG AATGTTTTCCAGGATAGAATTGTCCAACGTCGTGAAGCTGAGTTTAGTTGTCTGAAGAAAGAGAGGGACGAACGGTTCAGTCAATTGATATCATCAAGAAAGCGTGAAAGGGAGACAGTAAGGAAATTGATGTATTATCTGAACTTGGAGGAACAGCGGATCGAAATGCTTCGTGAGGAAGAGGAAGCCAGAAAACTTGAAG aggaagagagaaggaaaagagaagagGCTGAGAGGAAAGCTAAGCTTGACGCTATTGCAGCCAAGCAGctacagagagagagggagttagaggaaaaggaaaagcaGAGGAGGGAGGCTCTCTTAAGAGCTGAGCCCACGCGTGCACCTGATGCTCCTGTTGCACAGCCAGTTCGCGAGCCAGTGGCAGCCCCTGTTCCTGCTGCGGCAGCACCAACTCCTGGTAAATATGTTCCCAAGTTTAAACGTGGTCCCGATAGTGGCAGCGCTGGAGGCAGCCAGAGGTCAGCAGCGCCACCTGAACATGACAGGTGGGGTGCACGGGAAGATCGACCTCGCCCCGCACTCCGCCAAGATGCCCCCCCTGCACTCCGCCAAGATGCTTACCCACCCCGCCAGGATGGCCTTCCAGCTACTGACCGCTGGCGCGGATCAAAACTTCCCTCAAATTCTTCATCCTCTTCGTCAACCTGGGGGAGGTCTCGGAACTGA